One Panicum virgatum strain AP13 chromosome 3N, P.virgatum_v5, whole genome shotgun sequence DNA segment encodes these proteins:
- the LOC120664425 gene encoding serine/threonine-protein phosphatase 6 regulatory subunit 3-like isoform X3 gives MNVVSSLRDKSQVEQLLRYIVENVPEDSEKKRSFKFPFIACEIFTCEIDIILRTLVEDVELMDLLFSFVKPDHPHSTLLAGYFSKVVICLMLRKTAPLMNYVQEHPDIVVQLVDLIGITSIMEVLMRLIGADETIYSNFADTLQWLESTDVLEMIVDKFSSSDSPEVHANAAEILSAVTRCAPPALAAKICSPSFVGRLFRHALEESRSKSVLVHSLSVCISLLDPKRLASASYQAFKSNLSHGTLVTASPETVDGMLESLGALLKLLDITSSENVLPTTYGCLRPPLGKHRLKIVEFISVLLTIGSEIAEKELISQSAIKHCIDLFFQYPYNNFLHHHVENIIVSCLEVKRNQLIDHVLNDCGLVGKVLAAEKKSSLSVDSNGPTLPSEGKEPPRIGNMGHITRIANKLIQLTNSSSMIQNHLQENSEWSEWQTGVLVRRNEVENVYHWACGRPTSLHDRGRDSDDDDYRDRDYDVAALANNLSQAFRYGIYSNDDIEEAQGSHERDDEDVYFDDESAEVVISSLRLGDDQDSSSLFTNSNWFTFDGDRGINDRLAASVPSPSPNSEDTSLNMEETDEMLIGKVTGTESHLESVSPENGPVEKTKELAGVAEQNDASADDEKLLSTEEVNVSQEAEASEQPMDVQDGQTDTQGGDAAEASSTEGAADEPCGSPEPGHALTGASSESCDTDHQSANTSGSNEIAHESGLPHDSKIVEVATSNE, from the exons ATGAATGTTGTATCTAGCTTGCGAGATAAATCCCAAGTGGAGCAGTTACTTCGTTACATCGTGGAAAATGTTCCAGAGGATTCAGAGAAGAAACGATCTTTCAA GTTTCCATTTATTGCTTGTGAGATTTTTACTTGTGAAATTGACATTATCTTGAGGACCTTGGTAGAAGATGTTGAG TTAATGGATTTACTTTTCTCATTTGTAAAACCTGACCATCCGCATAGCACTTTGCTAGCTGGTTACTTCAGTAAG GTGGTGATATGTTTGATGCTTCGGAAGACCGCGCCTCTCATGAATTATGTTCAG GAGCATCCAGATATTGTTGTCCAACTTGTTGACCTCATTGGTATCACCTCGATAATGGAG GTGTTGATGAGATTGATTGGTGCTGATGAAACCATATACTCAAATTTTGCTGATACATTGCAATGGTTAGAGAGTACAGATGTTCTGGAAATGATTGTGGATAAATTTAGCTCATCT GACTCCCCTGAAGTACATGCGAATGCTGCAGAGATCCTTTCTGCAGTAACTCGATGCGCCCCTCCTGCTCTTGCTGCAAAAATATGCAGCCCAAG TTTTGTTGGTAGGTTGTTTCGCCACGCTCTCGAAGAATCAAGATCAAAATCGGTTCTGGTTCACTCACTGTCAGTGTGTATATCTTTGTTGGACCCAAAAAGACTAGCATCAGCCTCATATCAAGCGTTTAAAAGTAACTTGAGCCATGGCACACTGGTCACAGCTAGTCCAGAGACAGTTGATGGTATGCTGGAGAGTTTAG GTGCTTTGCTAAAGTTATTGGACATTACTTCTTCTGAAAATGTTTTGCCTACAACATATGGATGTCTGCGCCCGCCTCTTGGAAAACACCGTTTGAAG ATTGTGGAGTTCATCTCTGTTTTGCTAACAATTGGTAGCGAAATAGCTGAGAAGGAGCTAATAAGCCAATCAGCAATAAAGCATTGCATCGATTTGTTTTTTCA GTACCCTTATAATAACTTTTTGCATCATCATGTTGAGAACATTATTGTTTCTTGCCTCGAGGTTAAAAGAAATCAGCTGATTGACCATGTCCTTAATGACTGTGGCCTTGTTGGTAAAGTGCTTGCCGCGGAAAAAAAATCATCTCTGTCAGTGGACTCTAATGGG CCAACGTTACCATCAGAAGGGAAAGAACCCCCGAGAATTGGGAATATGGGCCACATAACTCGAATAGCGaataaactcattcaattgacAAATAGTAGCAGCATGATCCAGAATCACTTGCAG GAGAACAGTGAGTGGTCTGAATGGCAAACTGGTGTCCTAGTTAGACGCAATGAGGTGGAGAATGTTTACCATTGGGCATGTGG CCGTCCAACTTCTTTACATGATCGTGGGAGGGATagtgatgatgacgactaccgaGACAGAGACTATGATGTGGCAGCACTTGCTAATAATCTTAGCCAGGCATTTCGATATGGGATATACAGCAACGATGACATTGAAGAG GCACAAGGATCCCATGAACGAGATGATGAG GATGTCTACTTTGATGATGAATCAGCTGAGGTGGTAATATCTTCGTTGCGTTTGGGGGATGATCAGGACAG CAGCTCCCTCTTCACAAATTCGAACTGGTTTACCTTTGATGGTGATAGAGGAATCAATGACCGCTTAGCTGCCTCCGTTCCTTCACCATCCCCCAATTCTGAAGACACTTCCCTGAACATGGAGGAAACCGATGAAATGCTTATTGGTAAAGTCACTGGCACTGAGTCACATCTGGAAAGCGTGTCTCCTGAAAATGGTCCTGTTGAGAAGACCAAGGAACTAGCAGGAGTCGCTGAGCAAAATGATGCTAGTGCAGATGATGAGAAACTGTTGAGCACAGAAGAGGTGAATGTTTCCCAGGAAGCTGAAGCCTCTGAGCAGCCTATGGATGTTCAAGATGGCCAGACTGACACACAAGGTGGTGATGCTGCTGAAGCCTCAAGTACAGAGGGAGCAGCTGATGAACCTTGCGGCTCTCCTGAGCCTGGACATGCCTTGACTGGAGCCTCATCTGAATCTTGTGACACTGATCATCAGTCTGCCAACACATCAGGTTCTAATGAGATAGCCCATGAATCAGGGTTACCTCATGATAGTAAAATAGTTGAGGTTGCCACATCAAATGAATGA
- the LOC120664425 gene encoding serine/threonine-protein phosphatase 6 regulatory subunit 3-like isoform X1 has translation MFWRMTGLSAASPVDTILDKENFTLEELLDEDEIIQECKALNTRLINFLRDKSQVEQLLRYIVENVPEDSEKKRSFKFPFIACEIFTCEIDIILRTLVEDVELMDLLFSFVKPDHPHSTLLAGYFSKVVICLMLRKTAPLMNYVQEHPDIVVQLVDLIGITSIMEVLMRLIGADETIYSNFADTLQWLESTDVLEMIVDKFSSSDSPEVHANAAEILSAVTRCAPPALAAKICSPSFVGRLFRHALEESRSKSVLVHSLSVCISLLDPKRLASASYQAFKSNLSHGTLVTASPETVDGMLESLGALLKLLDITSSENVLPTTYGCLRPPLGKHRLKIVEFISVLLTIGSEIAEKELISQSAIKHCIDLFFQYPYNNFLHHHVENIIVSCLEVKRNQLIDHVLNDCGLVGKVLAAEKKSSLSVDSNGPTLPSEGKEPPRIGNMGHITRIANKLIQLTNSSSMIQNHLQENSEWSEWQTGVLVRRNEVENVYHWACGRPTSLHDRGRDSDDDDYRDRDYDVAALANNLSQAFRYGIYSNDDIEEAQGSHERDDEDVYFDDESAEVVISSLRLGDDQDSSSLFTNSNWFTFDGDRGINDRLAASVPSPSPNSEDTSLNMEETDEMLIGKVTGTESHLESVSPENGPVEKTKELAGVAEQNDASADDEKLLSTEEVNVSQEAEASEQPMDVQDGQTDTQGGDAAEASSTEGAADEPCGSPEPGHALTGASSESCDTDHQSANTSGSNEIAHESGLPHDSKIVEVATSNE, from the exons atgTTCTGGCGCATGACCGGCCTCTCCGCGGCCTCGCCC GTGGACACAATTCTAGACAAGGAAAACTTTACATTGGAAGAGCTTCTTGACGAGGATGAGATTATTCAGGAGTGCAAAGCGCTGAATACTCGACTCATAAATTT CTTGCGAGATAAATCCCAAGTGGAGCAGTTACTTCGTTACATCGTGGAAAATGTTCCAGAGGATTCAGAGAAGAAACGATCTTTCAA GTTTCCATTTATTGCTTGTGAGATTTTTACTTGTGAAATTGACATTATCTTGAGGACCTTGGTAGAAGATGTTGAG TTAATGGATTTACTTTTCTCATTTGTAAAACCTGACCATCCGCATAGCACTTTGCTAGCTGGTTACTTCAGTAAG GTGGTGATATGTTTGATGCTTCGGAAGACCGCGCCTCTCATGAATTATGTTCAG GAGCATCCAGATATTGTTGTCCAACTTGTTGACCTCATTGGTATCACCTCGATAATGGAG GTGTTGATGAGATTGATTGGTGCTGATGAAACCATATACTCAAATTTTGCTGATACATTGCAATGGTTAGAGAGTACAGATGTTCTGGAAATGATTGTGGATAAATTTAGCTCATCT GACTCCCCTGAAGTACATGCGAATGCTGCAGAGATCCTTTCTGCAGTAACTCGATGCGCCCCTCCTGCTCTTGCTGCAAAAATATGCAGCCCAAG TTTTGTTGGTAGGTTGTTTCGCCACGCTCTCGAAGAATCAAGATCAAAATCGGTTCTGGTTCACTCACTGTCAGTGTGTATATCTTTGTTGGACCCAAAAAGACTAGCATCAGCCTCATATCAAGCGTTTAAAAGTAACTTGAGCCATGGCACACTGGTCACAGCTAGTCCAGAGACAGTTGATGGTATGCTGGAGAGTTTAG GTGCTTTGCTAAAGTTATTGGACATTACTTCTTCTGAAAATGTTTTGCCTACAACATATGGATGTCTGCGCCCGCCTCTTGGAAAACACCGTTTGAAG ATTGTGGAGTTCATCTCTGTTTTGCTAACAATTGGTAGCGAAATAGCTGAGAAGGAGCTAATAAGCCAATCAGCAATAAAGCATTGCATCGATTTGTTTTTTCA GTACCCTTATAATAACTTTTTGCATCATCATGTTGAGAACATTATTGTTTCTTGCCTCGAGGTTAAAAGAAATCAGCTGATTGACCATGTCCTTAATGACTGTGGCCTTGTTGGTAAAGTGCTTGCCGCGGAAAAAAAATCATCTCTGTCAGTGGACTCTAATGGG CCAACGTTACCATCAGAAGGGAAAGAACCCCCGAGAATTGGGAATATGGGCCACATAACTCGAATAGCGaataaactcattcaattgacAAATAGTAGCAGCATGATCCAGAATCACTTGCAG GAGAACAGTGAGTGGTCTGAATGGCAAACTGGTGTCCTAGTTAGACGCAATGAGGTGGAGAATGTTTACCATTGGGCATGTGG CCGTCCAACTTCTTTACATGATCGTGGGAGGGATagtgatgatgacgactaccgaGACAGAGACTATGATGTGGCAGCACTTGCTAATAATCTTAGCCAGGCATTTCGATATGGGATATACAGCAACGATGACATTGAAGAG GCACAAGGATCCCATGAACGAGATGATGAG GATGTCTACTTTGATGATGAATCAGCTGAGGTGGTAATATCTTCGTTGCGTTTGGGGGATGATCAGGACAG CAGCTCCCTCTTCACAAATTCGAACTGGTTTACCTTTGATGGTGATAGAGGAATCAATGACCGCTTAGCTGCCTCCGTTCCTTCACCATCCCCCAATTCTGAAGACACTTCCCTGAACATGGAGGAAACCGATGAAATGCTTATTGGTAAAGTCACTGGCACTGAGTCACATCTGGAAAGCGTGTCTCCTGAAAATGGTCCTGTTGAGAAGACCAAGGAACTAGCAGGAGTCGCTGAGCAAAATGATGCTAGTGCAGATGATGAGAAACTGTTGAGCACAGAAGAGGTGAATGTTTCCCAGGAAGCTGAAGCCTCTGAGCAGCCTATGGATGTTCAAGATGGCCAGACTGACACACAAGGTGGTGATGCTGCTGAAGCCTCAAGTACAGAGGGAGCAGCTGATGAACCTTGCGGCTCTCCTGAGCCTGGACATGCCTTGACTGGAGCCTCATCTGAATCTTGTGACACTGATCATCAGTCTGCCAACACATCAGGTTCTAATGAGATAGCCCATGAATCAGGGTTACCTCATGATAGTAAAATAGTTGAGGTTGCCACATCAAATGAATGA
- the LOC120664425 gene encoding serine/threonine-protein phosphatase 6 regulatory subunit 3-like isoform X2 produces the protein MFWRMTGLSAASPVDTILDKENFTLEELLDEDEIIQECKALNTRLINFLRDKSQVEQLLRYIVENVPEDSEKKRSFKFPFIACEIFTCEIDIILRTLVEDVELMDLLFSFVKPDHPHSTLLAGYFSKVVICLMLRKTAPLMNYVQEHPDIVVQLVDLIGITSIMEVLMRLIGADETIYSNFADTLQWLESTDVLEMIVDKFSSSDSPEVHANAAEILSAVTRCAPPALAAKICSPSFVGRLFRHALEESRSKSVLVHSLSVCISLLDPKRLASASYQAFKSNLSHGTLVTASPETVDGMLESLGALLKLLDITSSENVLPTTYGCLRPPLGKHRLKIVEFISVLLTIGSEIAEKELISQSAIKHCIDLFFQYPYNNFLHHHVENIIVSCLEVKRNQLIDHVLNDCGLVGKVLAAEKKSSLSVDSNGPTLPSEGKEPPRIGNMGHITRIANKLIQLTNSSSMIQNHLQENSEWSEWQTGVLVRRNEVENVYHWACGRPTSLHDRGRDSDDDDYRDRDYDVAALANNLSQAFRYGIYSNDDIEEAQGSHERDDEDVYFDDESAEVVISSLRLGDDQDSSLFTNSNWFTFDGDRGINDRLAASVPSPSPNSEDTSLNMEETDEMLIGKVTGTESHLESVSPENGPVEKTKELAGVAEQNDASADDEKLLSTEEVNVSQEAEASEQPMDVQDGQTDTQGGDAAEASSTEGAADEPCGSPEPGHALTGASSESCDTDHQSANTSGSNEIAHESGLPHDSKIVEVATSNE, from the exons atgTTCTGGCGCATGACCGGCCTCTCCGCGGCCTCGCCC GTGGACACAATTCTAGACAAGGAAAACTTTACATTGGAAGAGCTTCTTGACGAGGATGAGATTATTCAGGAGTGCAAAGCGCTGAATACTCGACTCATAAATTT CTTGCGAGATAAATCCCAAGTGGAGCAGTTACTTCGTTACATCGTGGAAAATGTTCCAGAGGATTCAGAGAAGAAACGATCTTTCAA GTTTCCATTTATTGCTTGTGAGATTTTTACTTGTGAAATTGACATTATCTTGAGGACCTTGGTAGAAGATGTTGAG TTAATGGATTTACTTTTCTCATTTGTAAAACCTGACCATCCGCATAGCACTTTGCTAGCTGGTTACTTCAGTAAG GTGGTGATATGTTTGATGCTTCGGAAGACCGCGCCTCTCATGAATTATGTTCAG GAGCATCCAGATATTGTTGTCCAACTTGTTGACCTCATTGGTATCACCTCGATAATGGAG GTGTTGATGAGATTGATTGGTGCTGATGAAACCATATACTCAAATTTTGCTGATACATTGCAATGGTTAGAGAGTACAGATGTTCTGGAAATGATTGTGGATAAATTTAGCTCATCT GACTCCCCTGAAGTACATGCGAATGCTGCAGAGATCCTTTCTGCAGTAACTCGATGCGCCCCTCCTGCTCTTGCTGCAAAAATATGCAGCCCAAG TTTTGTTGGTAGGTTGTTTCGCCACGCTCTCGAAGAATCAAGATCAAAATCGGTTCTGGTTCACTCACTGTCAGTGTGTATATCTTTGTTGGACCCAAAAAGACTAGCATCAGCCTCATATCAAGCGTTTAAAAGTAACTTGAGCCATGGCACACTGGTCACAGCTAGTCCAGAGACAGTTGATGGTATGCTGGAGAGTTTAG GTGCTTTGCTAAAGTTATTGGACATTACTTCTTCTGAAAATGTTTTGCCTACAACATATGGATGTCTGCGCCCGCCTCTTGGAAAACACCGTTTGAAG ATTGTGGAGTTCATCTCTGTTTTGCTAACAATTGGTAGCGAAATAGCTGAGAAGGAGCTAATAAGCCAATCAGCAATAAAGCATTGCATCGATTTGTTTTTTCA GTACCCTTATAATAACTTTTTGCATCATCATGTTGAGAACATTATTGTTTCTTGCCTCGAGGTTAAAAGAAATCAGCTGATTGACCATGTCCTTAATGACTGTGGCCTTGTTGGTAAAGTGCTTGCCGCGGAAAAAAAATCATCTCTGTCAGTGGACTCTAATGGG CCAACGTTACCATCAGAAGGGAAAGAACCCCCGAGAATTGGGAATATGGGCCACATAACTCGAATAGCGaataaactcattcaattgacAAATAGTAGCAGCATGATCCAGAATCACTTGCAG GAGAACAGTGAGTGGTCTGAATGGCAAACTGGTGTCCTAGTTAGACGCAATGAGGTGGAGAATGTTTACCATTGGGCATGTGG CCGTCCAACTTCTTTACATGATCGTGGGAGGGATagtgatgatgacgactaccgaGACAGAGACTATGATGTGGCAGCACTTGCTAATAATCTTAGCCAGGCATTTCGATATGGGATATACAGCAACGATGACATTGAAGAG GCACAAGGATCCCATGAACGAGATGATGAG GATGTCTACTTTGATGATGAATCAGCTGAGGTGGTAATATCTTCGTTGCGTTTGGGGGATGATCAGGACAG CTCCCTCTTCACAAATTCGAACTGGTTTACCTTTGATGGTGATAGAGGAATCAATGACCGCTTAGCTGCCTCCGTTCCTTCACCATCCCCCAATTCTGAAGACACTTCCCTGAACATGGAGGAAACCGATGAAATGCTTATTGGTAAAGTCACTGGCACTGAGTCACATCTGGAAAGCGTGTCTCCTGAAAATGGTCCTGTTGAGAAGACCAAGGAACTAGCAGGAGTCGCTGAGCAAAATGATGCTAGTGCAGATGATGAGAAACTGTTGAGCACAGAAGAGGTGAATGTTTCCCAGGAAGCTGAAGCCTCTGAGCAGCCTATGGATGTTCAAGATGGCCAGACTGACACACAAGGTGGTGATGCTGCTGAAGCCTCAAGTACAGAGGGAGCAGCTGATGAACCTTGCGGCTCTCCTGAGCCTGGACATGCCTTGACTGGAGCCTCATCTGAATCTTGTGACACTGATCATCAGTCTGCCAACACATCAGGTTCTAATGAGATAGCCCATGAATCAGGGTTACCTCATGATAGTAAAATAGTTGAGGTTGCCACATCAAATGAATGA